Proteins co-encoded in one Diaminobutyricimonas sp. LJ205 genomic window:
- a CDS encoding RNA helicase — MTTELSPAERYAASQARRASVRLQAFRDRQRFDLDPFQEAACQSLDEGRSVLVAAPTGAGKTIVAEFAVFLAMFETTAKVFYTTPMKALSNQKFNELVAEYGADQVGLLTGDTNINSGARIVVMTTEVLRNMLYADSDLLQNLEYVIMDEVHYLADRFRGAVWEEVIIHLPQSVRMVSLSATVSNAEEFGDWLQAVRGDTDVIVSEERPVPLDQHVLMRTKLLDLFETVPGHATANRVNPELVQLARGGGGRAERSGRRHPAVRDRRGNPDRMDRMDRPEVVAMLASKNLLPAIFFIFSRAGCDAAVRQVLRAGVVLTERHERDEIRAIVEDRCRTLLDEDLAVLGYWEWLEGLERGVAAHHAGMLPAFKEVVEELFQRKLVRAVFATETLALGINMPARTVVLEKLEKFNGEARVPITPGEYTQLTGRAGRRGIDVEGHSVIQWVSGLDPQAVASLASRRTYPLNSSFRPTYNMAVNLIAQFGRERTREILESSFAQFQADRSVVDLARKVREIEKSLGGYEEAMTCHLGDFREYATIRRELTDLERKGQSRADMSSRAERDRRQRQLNGLRKRLRAHPCHGCSDREAHARWAERWWRLKKQGDQLTSQIRGRTGAVAKVFDRVTDVLQEIGYLVVAEDGTVALSQHGRVLRRIYGERDLLVAECLRREVWTKLDAPALAAMAAAIVYEPRREEGEQSERMLPRGPFREALDRTGDLWARLDDLERDNRLPGSEPLGTGLCLAMYRWAQGAPLDTVLRDADLAAGDFVRWSKQTIDLLDQLSVVADGPVGRTARAALDAIRRGIVAYSSVA; from the coding sequence ATGACGACCGAACTGTCGCCGGCCGAGCGCTACGCGGCATCCCAGGCCCGCCGCGCCAGCGTGCGGCTGCAGGCCTTCCGCGACCGGCAACGATTCGATCTCGACCCGTTTCAAGAGGCCGCCTGCCAGAGCCTGGACGAGGGCCGCAGCGTGCTGGTCGCCGCGCCGACCGGCGCAGGAAAGACCATCGTGGCCGAGTTCGCGGTGTTCCTCGCGATGTTCGAAACCACGGCGAAGGTGTTCTACACGACACCGATGAAGGCGCTCAGCAACCAGAAGTTCAACGAGCTGGTCGCCGAGTACGGTGCGGACCAGGTCGGCCTGCTCACCGGGGACACCAACATCAACAGCGGGGCGCGGATCGTCGTAATGACGACCGAGGTGCTGCGCAACATGCTCTATGCCGACAGCGACCTGCTGCAGAACCTTGAGTACGTGATCATGGACGAGGTGCACTACCTCGCCGACCGGTTCCGCGGCGCCGTCTGGGAAGAAGTCATCATCCACCTGCCGCAGTCGGTGCGGATGGTGTCGCTCAGCGCGACCGTCTCAAACGCCGAGGAGTTCGGCGACTGGCTGCAGGCCGTGCGCGGAGACACCGATGTGATCGTCTCCGAGGAACGCCCGGTGCCGCTCGACCAGCACGTGCTGATGCGCACCAAACTGCTCGACCTGTTCGAGACCGTGCCGGGTCATGCCACCGCCAACCGAGTGAACCCCGAGCTGGTGCAGCTGGCCCGCGGAGGCGGCGGCAGGGCCGAACGCTCTGGCCGGAGACATCCGGCGGTCCGCGACCGGCGCGGTAACCCGGACCGGATGGACCGGATGGACCGCCCCGAGGTGGTGGCCATGCTCGCGTCGAAGAACCTGTTGCCGGCGATCTTCTTCATCTTCTCCAGGGCGGGCTGCGACGCGGCCGTCCGTCAGGTGCTGCGCGCTGGAGTCGTGCTCACCGAACGGCATGAGCGTGACGAGATCCGCGCGATCGTCGAGGACCGCTGCCGCACCCTGCTCGACGAAGACCTTGCCGTGCTCGGCTACTGGGAATGGTTGGAAGGCCTCGAGCGGGGCGTCGCCGCGCACCACGCCGGGATGCTGCCCGCCTTCAAGGAAGTGGTTGAGGAGCTGTTCCAGCGCAAGCTGGTTCGGGCGGTCTTCGCCACCGAGACCCTCGCGCTCGGAATCAACATGCCCGCCCGGACGGTGGTCCTCGAGAAGCTTGAGAAGTTCAATGGCGAGGCCCGGGTGCCGATCACGCCGGGGGAGTACACCCAGCTGACCGGGCGCGCCGGCCGCCGCGGTATCGACGTCGAGGGGCACTCGGTGATCCAATGGGTCAGCGGGCTGGACCCGCAGGCGGTCGCGTCGCTGGCCTCGCGGCGCACCTACCCGCTGAACTCCAGCTTCCGGCCGACCTACAACATGGCCGTCAACCTGATTGCCCAGTTCGGACGCGAGCGCACCCGCGAGATCCTCGAGTCCTCGTTCGCGCAGTTTCAGGCAGACCGTTCGGTCGTCGACCTCGCCCGCAAGGTGCGCGAGATAGAGAAGTCGCTCGGCGGATATGAAGAGGCGATGACCTGCCACCTCGGCGACTTCCGCGAGTACGCCACGATCCGCCGCGAGCTCACCGATCTTGAACGCAAGGGACAGTCGCGGGCCGACATGTCCAGCCGGGCCGAGCGGGATCGCCGCCAGCGTCAACTGAACGGGCTCCGCAAGCGGCTCCGGGCGCACCCCTGCCACGGGTGCTCAGACCGGGAGGCGCACGCCCGCTGGGCCGAGCGGTGGTGGCGGCTGAAGAAGCAGGGTGACCAGCTGACCAGCCAGATCCGCGGCCGCACCGGTGCGGTGGCGAAGGTCTTCGACCGGGTCACCGATGTCCTGCAAGAGATCGGTTACCTCGTGGTGGCCGAAGACGGCACTGTCGCTCTCAGCCAGCATGGCCGAGTGCTGCGGCGAATTTATGGAGAACGGGACCTGCTCGTCGCCGAGTGCCTGCGCCGCGAGGTGTGGACCAAGCTCGACGCTCCAGCCCTGGCCGCGATGGCCGCTGCGATCGTCTACGAGCCGCGCCGCGAGGAGGGCGAACAGAGCGAACGGATGTTGCCGCGCGGACCGTTCCGGGAGGCCCTCGACCGGACGGGCGATCTGTGGGCGCGACTCGACGATCTCGAGCGCGACAACCGACTGCCGGGCTCCGAGCCGCTCGGCACCGGGTTGTGCCTGGCCATGTACCGCTGGGCGCAGGGAGCGCCGCTCGACACCGTGCTGCGCGACGCGGACCTGGCCGCTGGCGACTTCGTCCGCTGGAGCAAACAGACCATCGACCTGCTCGACCAGCTCTCGGTCGTCGCTGACGGACCGGTCGGCCGCACCGCCCGGGCAGCGCTCGACGCGATCAGGAGGGGCATTGTCGCGTACAGCAGCGTCGCCTGA
- a CDS encoding HAD family phosphatase has protein sequence MTTLTPAAVLWDMDGTIVDTEPYWMDAETRLVEEYGGTWSHADAMGLVGQGLWHSARILQDHGVALTEDEIIGALTSRVLQQIDVEVPWRPGARQLLAELREAGVKTALVTMSMRRMAERVAQAIDFPAFDAIVAGDDVTRSKPHPEPYLLGADLIGVAATDCVAIEDSAPGIASAVAAGATTIGVPLHTSIADSDQYTLWPTLDDRTIADLVAVHTARNRSL, from the coding sequence GTGACTACGCTGACCCCCGCCGCGGTGCTCTGGGACATGGATGGCACCATCGTCGACACCGAACCGTACTGGATGGATGCCGAGACCCGCCTGGTCGAGGAATACGGCGGCACCTGGAGCCACGCCGACGCGATGGGCCTCGTCGGGCAGGGGCTATGGCACTCCGCCCGCATCCTGCAGGACCATGGCGTCGCACTGACCGAAGACGAGATCATCGGCGCGCTCACCAGCCGGGTGCTGCAGCAGATCGATGTCGAGGTGCCCTGGCGGCCGGGAGCGCGGCAGCTGCTCGCCGAACTGCGCGAAGCCGGCGTCAAGACCGCCCTGGTCACCATGTCGATGCGCCGGATGGCCGAACGGGTCGCACAGGCGATCGATTTCCCCGCGTTCGACGCGATCGTCGCCGGCGATGACGTGACCCGCAGCAAGCCGCACCCCGAACCGTACCTGCTGGGCGCCGATCTGATCGGCGTCGCCGCCACCGACTGCGTCGCGATCGAAGACTCCGCGCCCGGTATCGCTTCGGCCGTCGCCGCCGGTGCGACGACGATCGGGGTGCCCCTGCACACCAGCATTGCCGACAGCGACCAGTACACGCTGTGGCCGACGCTCGACGACCGCACGATCGCCGATCTGGTGGCCGTGCACACAGCCCGAAACAGGAGCCTTTGA
- a CDS encoding YafY family protein, with protein sequence MAEKRTQMQAQDKLAFLLSLVPYLMDHDRVSVAEAARHFGVSKQQIRDAVMMLVVSGIPGDTRTYQPEDLFDIAWDDFEEHDEIVLTNMVAIDETPRFSAREAAALIAGLQYLSALPEHADRAAIASLTDKLSRGASALPAAVAVEGSTSDETISLIRQAVEQGVQLGFDYLNARGERERRRVDPLRVDAVDTDWYLRGWDHTREAFRTFRLDRMSAPEITDEPINHRSADVPVPDTLFVGSSEDLTVTIDIAPSALSLLGDYLDSSSAPVEVPGGLLRVTIRVAHYHSLKRLIAGMPGLATVLSPDEARAVVQDWAMTGADRYAE encoded by the coding sequence ATGGCTGAGAAGCGCACTCAGATGCAGGCCCAGGACAAGCTCGCGTTCCTGCTGTCGCTCGTGCCGTACCTGATGGACCATGACCGGGTCAGCGTCGCCGAAGCCGCGCGTCACTTCGGGGTCAGCAAGCAGCAGATCCGCGACGCGGTGATGATGCTGGTGGTCAGCGGCATCCCCGGTGACACCCGCACCTATCAGCCCGAGGACCTGTTCGACATCGCCTGGGACGACTTCGAGGAGCACGACGAGATCGTGCTCACCAATATGGTCGCGATCGACGAGACTCCGCGGTTCTCGGCCAGGGAGGCGGCCGCCCTGATCGCCGGACTGCAGTACCTGTCCGCGCTGCCCGAGCACGCCGACCGCGCCGCGATCGCTTCACTCACCGACAAACTGTCCCGCGGGGCATCCGCTCTCCCGGCCGCCGTCGCGGTGGAGGGGTCCACCTCGGACGAGACCATCTCCTTGATCCGCCAGGCTGTCGAACAGGGCGTGCAGCTCGGCTTCGACTATCTCAACGCGCGCGGGGAGCGGGAGCGCCGGCGCGTCGACCCGTTACGCGTCGACGCGGTCGACACCGACTGGTACCTGCGCGGTTGGGACCACACCCGGGAGGCGTTCCGCACCTTCCGGCTGGACCGGATGTCGGCGCCCGAGATCACCGACGAGCCGATCAACCACCGCAGTGCCGATGTTCCGGTCCCTGACACCCTGTTCGTGGGGTCGAGCGAAGACCTCACCGTGACCATCGACATTGCCCCGTCCGCGCTGAGTCTTCTCGGCGACTACCTCGACTCGAGCAGTGCCCCGGTCGAGGTTCCAGGCGGACTCCTGCGGGTCACGATCCGGGTGGCGCACTACCACAGCCTCAAGCGCCTGATTGCGGGAATGCCGGGGCTGGCGACCGTCCTTTCACCGGATGAAGCCCGGGCCGTTGTGCAGGACTGGGCAATGACCGGAGCCGACAGGTACGCAGAGTAG
- the lnt gene encoding apolipoprotein N-acyltransferase — translation MSRTAASPEEQSLRLDGTVISPSSTRPTRRRLRIQLGVRGELPLWLALIVAAVAGPVLDAGFPDLGLWPLTFVGIGLVLIAVRGQNVPRSLLIGFVAGVSFYGIHVQWATLFLGVVPWAALSVLEALFFALGTMAIALAYRWLPRSRRGTLERLLFLPVVVAGLWTAREAWASVWPYGGFSWGRVAQSQSESPLAPLFAWLGTSGVSFVMVLFVAMVIEAATLRTARPTVRLIPAAVVLVAMVATPVFPVAVHDSLRVGAVQGNSKAGYFDVRDLGDNLRDHVEATEPILDEDLDVIVWPEAASDINPLVSTSASDVFDRIADEAGVPLVGGAITERDGELFNTSMLWQPGVGPTDHYDKKHPVPFGEYVPDREFWSALAPDLIGMIARDYTPGTTDMVFDLGPAIAGINICFDIVDDQIMRESVEQGAQIIFAQTNNADFGRTDESVQQLAFARIRALELGRSVVNISTVGTSAIIAPDGSTIDELEWFTRDAMVAEVPLSDTETPALVIGRQLEWLAAAAGVLGLGFAGLWQARARLERKDADSKKGQPAG, via the coding sequence TTGTCGCGTACAGCAGCGTCGCCTGAGGAACAGTCGCTTAGGCTGGATGGCACCGTGATCAGCCCCAGCTCCACCCGACCCACCCGCCGCCGCCTCCGCATCCAGCTCGGTGTCCGGGGGGAGTTACCGCTCTGGCTAGCGCTAATCGTTGCCGCCGTCGCCGGCCCGGTGCTTGATGCGGGCTTCCCCGACCTTGGCCTGTGGCCGCTGACTTTCGTCGGTATCGGGCTCGTGCTGATCGCCGTGCGCGGTCAGAACGTGCCGCGGAGCCTGCTCATCGGTTTCGTCGCCGGTGTCAGCTTCTACGGGATCCACGTCCAGTGGGCGACACTGTTCCTCGGCGTGGTGCCGTGGGCGGCCCTGTCCGTGCTCGAGGCGCTGTTCTTCGCCCTCGGCACCATGGCGATCGCCCTTGCCTACCGCTGGCTGCCACGCTCGCGCCGAGGCACCCTGGAGCGACTGCTGTTCCTGCCGGTCGTGGTCGCCGGGTTGTGGACCGCACGAGAAGCATGGGCAAGCGTCTGGCCCTACGGCGGATTCTCCTGGGGCCGAGTGGCCCAGTCGCAGTCGGAATCTCCGCTGGCGCCGTTGTTCGCCTGGCTGGGCACGTCAGGCGTGAGCTTCGTCATGGTGCTGTTCGTCGCGATGGTCATCGAGGCGGCCACTCTCCGGACCGCGCGGCCCACCGTCCGGCTCATCCCGGCCGCGGTCGTGCTGGTCGCGATGGTCGCAACCCCCGTGTTCCCGGTTGCCGTGCACGACAGCCTCCGCGTCGGCGCGGTCCAGGGCAACTCGAAGGCCGGCTACTTCGACGTGCGAGACCTGGGCGACAATCTCCGCGACCACGTCGAGGCGACCGAACCGATCCTCGACGAGGATCTCGACGTCATCGTCTGGCCGGAGGCGGCATCCGACATCAACCCGCTGGTGTCGACCTCAGCGTCGGACGTGTTCGACCGGATCGCTGACGAAGCCGGTGTGCCACTCGTGGGCGGCGCGATCACCGAGCGTGACGGCGAACTCTTCAACACCTCGATGCTGTGGCAGCCCGGAGTGGGCCCGACCGACCACTACGACAAGAAGCATCCGGTGCCATTTGGTGAATACGTGCCCGATCGCGAGTTCTGGTCCGCGCTGGCCCCGGACCTGATCGGCATGATCGCGCGCGACTACACCCCTGGGACCACCGACATGGTCTTCGACCTGGGACCGGCGATCGCCGGCATCAACATCTGTTTCGACATCGTCGACGACCAGATCATGCGGGAATCCGTCGAGCAGGGCGCCCAGATCATCTTCGCGCAGACCAACAACGCCGACTTCGGACGCACCGACGAGAGTGTGCAGCAGCTGGCCTTCGCGCGGATCCGCGCCCTCGAACTGGGGCGCAGCGTGGTGAACATCTCCACTGTGGGAACCAGCGCGATCATCGCACCGGATGGCTCGACCATCGACGAGCTGGAGTGGTTTACGCGCGACGCGATGGTCGCCGAGGTACCACTCAGTGACACCGAGACTCCCGCGCTCGTGATTGGCCGCCAGCTGGAGTGGCTGGCCGCCGCGGCGGGCGTGCTCGGTCTCGGTTTCGCCGGCCTATGGCAGGCTCGAGCCCGGCTGGAGCGGAAGGACGCAGACAGCAAGAAGGGCCAGCCCGCAGGCTGA
- a CDS encoding YafY family protein — translation MSAIQRVPVEERLFSLVLALLASDNGLTKTEILSTVQGYRQRYSPAGDNSNLERQFERDKDDIRELGVPLETLDSPIDPGNNQNARYRIPRGNYELPDDITFTAEETALLNLAAMVWREGSLSDQSRRALIKLRGLGVETAEPVLGYAPRVRVRDAAFEPLNAALSKRVVVSFDYLKPGEAEAGKRTVLPLALVQHQGRWHLYAEDTANGATRTYLLRRIVSKVTTGKPFDERPGDHSATALAGLDEVWRSNVAELQVEDGTDAATRLQKRRGTERTDSGTLLMHFTDLNVFADELTSYGPEVLVLSPPELREAVRSRLVLVAVKHG, via the coding sequence GTGAGCGCCATCCAACGTGTTCCCGTCGAGGAACGACTGTTCTCGCTTGTCCTGGCGCTCCTCGCGAGCGACAACGGGCTCACCAAGACCGAGATCCTGTCGACCGTGCAGGGGTATCGGCAGCGGTACTCGCCCGCGGGTGACAACTCCAACTTGGAACGTCAGTTCGAGCGCGACAAAGACGACATCCGCGAGCTCGGTGTGCCGCTTGAGACGCTCGACAGCCCGATCGACCCCGGGAACAACCAGAACGCTCGCTACCGCATCCCGCGCGGCAATTACGAGCTGCCCGACGACATCACCTTCACTGCTGAGGAAACCGCGCTGCTGAATCTCGCCGCGATGGTCTGGCGGGAGGGCTCGCTGTCGGACCAGTCGCGACGCGCGCTGATCAAGCTGCGCGGCCTGGGCGTGGAGACCGCCGAACCGGTGCTCGGCTACGCACCTCGGGTGCGGGTGCGCGACGCCGCCTTCGAGCCGCTGAACGCCGCCCTCTCGAAACGCGTCGTGGTGAGCTTCGACTACCTGAAGCCGGGCGAGGCCGAGGCGGGAAAGCGTACCGTGCTGCCACTCGCGCTGGTGCAGCACCAGGGACGCTGGCACCTGTACGCGGAGGACACCGCGAACGGTGCCACCCGCACATACCTGTTACGCCGAATCGTCAGCAAGGTGACCACCGGCAAGCCGTTCGACGAGCGCCCCGGCGACCACTCCGCTACCGCGCTGGCCGGTCTAGACGAAGTCTGGCGCAGCAACGTCGCCGAGCTCCAGGTCGAGGACGGTACGGATGCCGCCACCCGACTGCAGAAGCGGCGCGGCACCGAGCGCACCGACTCCGGGACCCTGCTGATGCACTTCACCGACCTGAACGTATTCGCCGACGAACTGACCTCGTACGGCCCGGAGGTGCTGGTGCTCTCACCCCCGGAACTCCGTGAAGCCGTCCGCAGCCGGCTCGTGCTCGTGGCGGTGAAACATGGCTGA
- a CDS encoding FKBP-type peptidyl-prolyl cis-trans isomerase, with protein sequence MRKTPALVVAAALLSTLTACTAQANCGAPYPSGTASELVSASGSVGNAPRVTFPTPLFTSSTEVSVLEDGEGQPLREGQVADLQLTLLHGETGTEITSSSYDESQPIRRTVGDPEDLFGSALECAKVGSRVVAATTVAEVYGADTLDPRLGLANEDTLIAVMDVQDAYLGRANGADQLGKPGFPAVVTAPDGTPGVTIPNSDAPDDLKIAVTKQGDGETVEEGDEVIVHYSGFVWESSAVFDSTWATKSPATLTAESIEDNPQSGLPAGFAEALIGQQVGSQIVAVVPPEYGYPEGAVPAIPAGSTIVMVFDILGIE encoded by the coding sequence GTGCGCAAGACTCCCGCGCTCGTCGTCGCCGCAGCATTGCTGTCGACCCTGACTGCTTGCACTGCCCAGGCGAATTGCGGGGCTCCGTACCCCTCGGGCACGGCGTCCGAGCTGGTCTCCGCCAGTGGCTCGGTGGGCAATGCGCCCCGCGTGACCTTCCCGACCCCGCTCTTCACCTCGAGTACCGAGGTCTCGGTCCTCGAGGACGGCGAGGGTCAGCCGTTGCGCGAAGGACAGGTCGCCGACCTGCAGCTGACGCTGCTGCACGGTGAGACCGGCACCGAGATCACCTCGTCCAGCTACGACGAATCGCAGCCGATCCGGCGCACCGTCGGTGACCCGGAGGACTTGTTCGGCTCGGCGCTTGAGTGCGCGAAGGTCGGCAGCCGGGTCGTCGCGGCCACGACCGTCGCCGAGGTCTATGGCGCCGACACCCTCGACCCGCGGCTCGGACTGGCCAACGAGGACACCCTGATCGCCGTCATGGACGTGCAGGACGCCTACCTCGGCCGCGCCAACGGAGCCGACCAGCTGGGCAAGCCGGGCTTCCCGGCCGTGGTCACCGCGCCGGACGGAACGCCTGGCGTGACGATCCCGAACTCGGACGCGCCGGACGACCTGAAGATCGCCGTCACCAAGCAGGGCGACGGTGAAACGGTCGAAGAAGGCGATGAGGTCATCGTGCATTACTCCGGATTCGTCTGGGAGTCGAGCGCGGTATTCGACAGCACCTGGGCGACGAAGTCACCGGCGACTCTCACCGCCGAAAGCATCGAGGACAACCCGCAGTCGGGCCTGCCCGCCGGATTCGCCGAGGCGCTCATCGGGCAGCAGGTCGGCTCCCAGATCGTTGCGGTGGTCCCGCCGGAGTATGGCTACCCAGAGGGCGCCGTACCCGCCATCCCCGCCGGCTCGACGATCGTGATGGTCTTCGACATCCTCGGCATCGAGTAG
- a CDS encoding tRNA (adenine-N1)-methyltransferase — protein MTHVLRRQSGPFRAGDRVQLTGPKNKLHTITLEAGKVFHTHRGMLNHDGIIGLPDGSVLEASNGDKYLALRPLLNDFVMSMPRGAAIIYPKDAAQIVAFADIFPGATVVEAGVGSGALSLWLLRAIGSEGHLHSFERREEFADVARGNVGSFLGADPTNWDVTVGDLVEALPATVQPGTVDRVVLDMLAPWECLPVVADALAPGGLLVCYVATVTQLSRVAEAIRGTELFTDPDPFETLVRGWHVEGLAVRPDHRMIGHTGFLVTARRLAPGAVLPQTKRRASKSDYSDEDVELWTPGALGERSASDKKLRKSAREAQRTAERAAEAESSANSDNK, from the coding sequence ATGACCCACGTCCTGCGCCGCCAGAGCGGCCCATTCCGAGCCGGCGACCGGGTGCAGCTCACCGGCCCGAAGAACAAGCTGCATACCATCACCCTCGAAGCCGGCAAGGTCTTCCACACCCACCGGGGGATGCTGAACCACGACGGGATCATCGGGCTCCCGGATGGCTCGGTGCTCGAGGCATCGAACGGCGACAAGTACCTGGCGCTGCGCCCGCTGCTGAACGACTTCGTCATGTCGATGCCGCGAGGTGCGGCCATCATCTACCCGAAGGATGCCGCCCAGATCGTCGCCTTCGCCGATATCTTCCCCGGCGCGACCGTCGTCGAGGCGGGCGTCGGCTCGGGGGCGCTGTCCCTGTGGCTGCTGCGGGCGATCGGTTCGGAAGGTCACCTGCATTCCTTCGAGCGTCGCGAGGAATTCGCGGATGTCGCGCGCGGCAACGTCGGCAGCTTCCTCGGCGCTGACCCCACCAACTGGGATGTCACCGTCGGTGACCTCGTGGAAGCCCTGCCTGCGACCGTTCAGCCGGGCACCGTCGACCGCGTCGTGCTTGACATGCTCGCCCCATGGGAGTGCCTGCCGGTTGTCGCCGACGCCCTCGCGCCCGGCGGCCTGTTGGTCTGTTACGTGGCCACCGTCACCCAGCTGTCCCGCGTCGCCGAGGCGATCCGCGGCACCGAACTGTTCACCGACCCCGACCCGTTCGAGACGCTCGTGCGCGGGTGGCACGTCGAGGGCCTGGCCGTTCGGCCGGACCACCGGATGATCGGTCACACCGGCTTCCTGGTCACCGCCCGGCGCCTCGCCCCCGGCGCCGTGCTGCCGCAGACCAAGCGTCGCGCGTCGAAGTCCGACTACAGCGATGAGGATGTTGAACTGTGGACTCCCGGCGCGTTGGGGGAGCGGAGCGCGAGCGACAAGAAGCTCCGCAAGTCCGCGCGTGAGGCTCAGCGCACTGCCGAAAGGGCGGCCGAGGCGGAGTCATCCGCAAATAGCGACAACAAGTAG
- the tatA gene encoding twin-arginine translocase TatA/TatE family subunit: MLSGLQGWEWIILLVIILLLFGAPKLPALAKSLGQSFKILKSEAKSDKQPKDEQSKDTEEPPATSSETTPKP; this comes from the coding sequence ATGCTCTCTGGCCTGCAAGGCTGGGAATGGATCATCCTCCTAGTCATCATCCTTCTGTTGTTCGGCGCTCCTAAGCTGCCCGCCTTGGCGAAGAGCCTCGGCCAGTCATTCAAGATCCTCAAGTCGGAGGCGAAGTCTGACAAGCAGCCGAAGGACGAGCAGTCCAAGGACACCGAGGAGCCCCCGGCAACGTCGTCTGAGACGACGCCGAAGCCGTAG
- a CDS encoding RNA polymerase-binding protein RbpA → MADRSLRGMRLGAQSLQSEEGVEFSPRKRSVYRCDDGSTFSVMFAAEAEVPEVWQSPKSGQEGRLLSDEGELVQTEAAETKAPRTHWDMLLERRTRPELEELLEERLAYLRARRGQQKIGA, encoded by the coding sequence ATGGCGGATCGCAGTTTGCGTGGGATGAGACTGGGCGCACAGAGCCTGCAGAGCGAAGAAGGCGTCGAGTTCTCCCCGCGAAAGAGAAGTGTTTACCGTTGCGATGACGGTTCCACATTCTCAGTAATGTTTGCCGCTGAGGCGGAGGTCCCCGAGGTTTGGCAGTCGCCGAAGAGCGGTCAGGAAGGCCGACTGCTCAGCGACGAGGGTGAACTCGTGCAGACGGAAGCCGCCGAGACTAAGGCGCCTCGTACGCACTGGGACATGCTCCTGGAGCGCCGGACGCGCCCCGAGCTCGAGGAACTTCTTGAGGAGCGCTTGGCGTACCTGCGCGCTCGTCGGGGACAGCAGAAGATCGGCGCGTAG
- the tatC gene encoding twin-arginine translocase subunit TatC, translating into MSLKEHLLELRKRLFISAIAIVAGTVIAFIRVGEILPFTKLGDFYIAGWVWAQLRAPVLQIAAEQGRTAEINYSYITESFDIMMGIAIGVGVIITSPIWLYQIWAYFAPAMQRKEKRYTIGFLVSAVPLFLAGCAVGWFILPNMVGLMTGFAPIEDTTFLQAKTYLDFTLKLILAIGIAFVLPVFLVLLNFAGVISALAILKGWRIAILLIAVFTALATPAADIVSMFMLMVPMILLYFTAWGIAWVHDRRASRRSAALDAELAGA; encoded by the coding sequence ATGTCGCTTAAGGAACACCTCCTCGAGCTACGGAAGCGGCTGTTCATCTCGGCAATCGCGATCGTCGCTGGAACAGTCATCGCCTTCATCAGGGTCGGCGAGATTCTGCCCTTCACCAAACTGGGCGACTTCTACATCGCCGGGTGGGTCTGGGCACAGTTACGCGCTCCGGTGCTGCAGATCGCCGCCGAACAGGGACGTACAGCCGAGATCAACTACAGCTACATCACCGAGTCCTTCGACATCATGATGGGCATCGCGATCGGCGTCGGTGTGATCATCACCAGTCCGATCTGGCTGTACCAGATCTGGGCGTACTTCGCGCCTGCGATGCAGCGCAAGGAGAAGCGCTACACCATCGGCTTCCTCGTGTCGGCGGTGCCGCTATTCCTCGCCGGCTGCGCAGTCGGATGGTTCATCCTGCCGAACATGGTCGGCCTGATGACCGGGTTCGCACCGATCGAGGACACCACATTCCTGCAGGCGAAGACCTACCTCGACTTCACACTCAAACTGATCCTCGCGATCGGTATCGCGTTTGTGCTGCCGGTGTTCCTGGTGCTGTTGAACTTCGCCGGCGTGATCTCGGCGTTGGCCATCCTCAAGGGCTGGCGGATCGCGATCCTGTTGATCGCGGTGTTCACCGCGCTGGCCACCCCCGCGGCCGACATCGTCAGCATGTTCATGCTGATGGTGCCGATGATCCTGCTGTACTTCACCGCGTGGGGCATCGCCTGGGTGCATGACCGCCGGGCCAGCAGGCGCAGCGCCGCCCTCGACGCCGAACTCGCAGGCGCATGA